The Halomicronema hongdechloris C2206 genome includes a window with the following:
- a CDS encoding GNAT family N-acetyltransferase, which yields MNPTIRCRQASMADLPDILRLYAQPDLDNGKVLSTAAATSILEHLDSYPDYHLYVALGDSRVVGTFALLIMDNLVHAGTPSAVIEAVAVDPSWQHQGVGTYMMYYALRLVSKRAVTKLPCHRV from the coding sequence ATGAACCCTACCATTCGCTGCCGTCAAGCCTCGATGGCTGATCTGCCTGATATCCTGCGCCTCTATGCCCAGCCAGATCTAGATAATGGCAAGGTACTCTCTACGGCTGCAGCCACGAGTATTCTGGAGCACTTAGACAGTTACCCTGACTACCACCTCTACGTGGCCCTGGGGGACTCCCGCGTCGTGGGCACGTTTGCCCTATTGATCATGGATAATCTGGTCCATGCTGGCACCCCTTCGGCCGTCATTGAAGCCGTAGCTGTCGATCCGAGTTGGCAGCACCAAGGGGTGGGGACATATATGATGTACTATGCCCTGCGTCTAGTCAGCAAAAGGGCTGTGACAAAGCTACCCTGTCATCGAGTTTGA